One Cervus canadensis isolate Bull #8, Minnesota chromosome 31, ASM1932006v1, whole genome shotgun sequence genomic region harbors:
- the LOC122432582 gene encoding eukaryotic translation initiation factor 3 subunit F-like, translated as MGVPGRTMGVMFTPLTVKYTYYDTERIGVDLIMKTCFSPNRVIGLSSDLQQVGGASARIQDALSTVLQYAEDVLSGKVSADNTVGCFLMSLVNQVPKIVPEDFETMLNSNINDLLMVTYLANLTQSQIALNEKLVNL; from the coding sequence ATGGGTGTTCCTGGGAGGACCATGGGGGTGATGTTCACCCCTCTGACAGTGAAATACACATATTACGACACTGAACGCATTGGAGTTGACCTGATCATGAAGACCTGTTTTAGCCCCAACCGGGTGATCGGCCTCTCCAGTGACTTGCAGCAAGTGGGCGGGGCTTCCGCTCGCATCCAGGACGCCCTCAGCACAGTGTTGCAGTATGCGGAGGACGTGCTGTCTGGAAAGGTGTCAGCCGACAATACTGTGGGCtgcttcttgatgagtctggttaaccAAGTACCCAAAATAGTTCCCGAGGACTTCGAGACCATGCTCAACAGCAACATCAACGACCTGTTGATGGTGACCTATCTGGCCAACCTCACACAGTCACAAATTGCCCTCAATGAGAAGCTTGTGAACCTGTGA